In Bacteroidota bacterium, the sequence GATGATTATTTAAGGTATAAATATTCCTGGGCATGGAGTGATACTTTGACAGACGGGACATCGGCCCTTGATACAACTCTTGTTTATGCGCCTATTGCAAAACCGGATAAGAATACGGTCTTTTATGTTACCATGATTGATACCAATGGTTGTGTACATAGCGATCAGATTTTAGTGAAGGTCAATAAGCTATTTGTTCCCAATGCTTTCACTCCAAACGGAGACGGCATTCACGATACCTGGCACATTCCGTTTGCCGACAAGGTGGATGGTTTAGAGGTGCTTGTGTTTAACCGTTGGGGCGAACAGGTATTTCATTCTTCGGGATATGGGGCTGATCAGGAATGGAACGGTACCTATAAAAATCATGGGGATAAACTTCCTGTGGGCACCTATTATTTTGTGATTAAGATACCAGGCGACTCACCTGTTACCGGAAGTGTAACCTTGATCAGGTAAATCAGTAATAAGGCTGATTTTAGTGCAGATTGAGATATAATTATTGAATATGGAAACTTATCAATAAGTACATGAAAAAACTAATTAAACTAACGGTCATCCTGTTTATTATTTGTTCTGCAGGAGCGAACGCGCAACAAAGCCCTCAGTATACGCAATATATGTATAATGAGTTTGTTATCAATCCGGCCATTGCGGGTACACTTAATTCCTATCAGATCCGTTCCTGTAACCGTTTTCAATGGGTGGGGATAGATGATGCGCCAATAACCAATACTTTGAGTTTCTATGGCCCTGATGCTAAAAGGGATATGGGCTATGGGGGTTACGTTTATCATGATGTAACCGGTCCTACAAGTCAGACAGAGGTAAGCGGATCTTATGCCTACAATATTGCCTTAAACCCGGATATTCGACTTTCCATGGGTTTAGCCCTGGGCATTAAACAATTCAGGGTTGACGGCACTCAGCTTACTTTCGACGATGGGGTTGAAGATCCTCATGCCCCTGCGTCAATTATGAGCTCCCTGGTCCCTGATGCTGCTATTGGCGTTTATATGTATTCGTCAAATTTCAATGTGGGATTTGCTGCCAATCAGCTTTTTAATAATAAACTTAACCTGGTGAAAGGCGAAACAGCTTTAAATAGACTGCGCAGCCATTTTTTCCTTACCGGCGGGTATAAATATTTCTTTAACCGTACCTGGGCCGTTGAACCTTCGGCAATAATTAAGGGAATGTATCCAGTACAGATTCAGGCTGAATTAAATGCTAAAGTAATTTACCATAATATGGTCTGGGGTAGCTTATCCTTCAGGACACATGATGCTGTGTCTGTTCTCCTGGGGTATAATTTTAAAGACAAGTTTATTTTTGGGTATTCATATGATTTGTCAGTTTCCAAGTTCTCTACATACAACAATGGATCTCATGAAATTATGATAGGTTATAAGTTTAATTCCATTAAAAACGCCAGACGTTAATTAAAATTATTGACCGCTGTTTTCCTGTTTCATTTTATTGATGTAGGTTTGTATAAAATTTAGTTGGGGTAAAAGATTAGCTTAAGATGAAATTTATTGAGTATCAATTTTTCCCCGTAATGGTTAATTGAACTTTGGATATGACAAAGAATATTTTTTGCTATTTGTTGTTGTTATTGTGCTTGTTGGGATGTGGACGTCATAAAGGTGAAATTATCCCTCAACGAAAGCTGGTACCTTTACTGGTTGATATGCACCTTGCCAACGCGTTGAATGCTGGTGGTATGCAAAATGCTATGGAAGCTATTGATACCAGCATTAC encodes:
- a CDS encoding gliding motility-associated C-terminal domain-containing protein, translating into DDYLRYKYSWAWSDTLTDGTSALDTTLVYAPIAKPDKNTVFYVTMIDTNGCVHSDQILVKVNKLFVPNAFTPNGDGIHDTWHIPFADKVDGLEVLVFNRWGEQVFHSSGYGADQEWNGTYKNHGDKLPVGTYYFVIKIPGDSPVTGSVTLIR
- a CDS encoding type IX secretion system membrane protein PorP/SprF, which encodes MKKLIKLTVILFIICSAGANAQQSPQYTQYMYNEFVINPAIAGTLNSYQIRSCNRFQWVGIDDAPITNTLSFYGPDAKRDMGYGGYVYHDVTGPTSQTEVSGSYAYNIALNPDIRLSMGLALGIKQFRVDGTQLTFDDGVEDPHAPASIMSSLVPDAAIGVYMYSSNFNVGFAANQLFNNKLNLVKGETALNRLRSHFFLTGGYKYFFNRTWAVEPSAIIKGMYPVQIQAELNAKVIYHNMVWGSLSFRTHDAVSVLLGYNFKDKFIFGYSYDLSVSKFSTYNNGSHEIMIGYKFNSIKNARR